Below is a genomic region from Coleofasciculaceae cyanobacterium.
TTTTCAGCTGAATTTAAGACTGGTTACTAGATTCAAACTAATTTCATTATGATTAGTTGTACCTCCTGTCATGGGGATAATTTCTCCATCGCGATATTCGCTTTTGTATTCTGCCTGT
It encodes:
- a CDS encoding Uma2 family endonuclease, producing the protein MQLQTRTYTPEEYLQLEEQAEYKSEYRDGEIIPMTGGTTNHNEISLNLVTSLKFS